One stretch of Bacteroidia bacterium DNA includes these proteins:
- a CDS encoding DUF2851 family protein, producing MTERFLFYLWQFRLFNQDSLRTSTGEDLQILKPGELNSHAGPDFRNALLKLGNTTWAGNVEIHIKASDWDVHKHSGDENYDNIILHVVLDSDRIVHRKSGEPIPCLELKNRVDWTMWDHYKQLLQSRLWIPCSNDFSQANESLRSFWLQRLTINRMERKALEVEISLKLNNNNLEEAFYWLLARNFGFHVNGVPFELMAKSLPWLVIAKHRNSLFQLEALVFGQAGLLEDALKDEYYLNLQKEYRFLQHKFDLHPIQGHVWKFLRLRPGNFPTLRLAQFAAVLHQSDRLLSQMVHSESLAEISQVFKVKPSEYWKTHYRFGKLSKTPGNQLGEAAIQSILINSVVPMLFLVNKQHLGQRLQEKALRLLEQTPEENNEVSRGFESIGFKPNNAFDSQALLELKSEFCDKRRCLDCGIGAALLNPNPNNLSDACKTVE from the coding sequence ATGACAGAACGTTTTCTTTTCTACCTCTGGCAATTTCGCCTGTTTAATCAAGATTCTCTTCGAACCTCCACTGGTGAAGATTTGCAAATACTTAAACCCGGTGAGCTAAATTCTCACGCCGGTCCCGATTTTAGGAATGCCTTACTGAAATTGGGTAATACAACCTGGGCCGGTAATGTGGAAATACATATCAAAGCTTCCGATTGGGATGTTCATAAACATTCCGGTGATGAGAATTACGATAATATTATCTTACATGTAGTATTGGATAGTGATAGAATTGTTCATAGAAAAAGTGGAGAACCTATTCCTTGTCTTGAATTGAAGAATCGGGTAGATTGGACCATGTGGGACCATTATAAACAGTTGCTTCAATCCCGGCTATGGATCCCATGTTCCAATGATTTTTCCCAAGCCAATGAAAGTTTAAGAAGCTTTTGGTTGCAAAGGCTCACCATTAACCGAATGGAAAGAAAGGCATTGGAAGTAGAAATCAGCTTAAAACTGAATAACAACAATTTAGAAGAGGCTTTCTATTGGTTATTGGCCCGAAATTTTGGGTTTCATGTAAATGGTGTTCCGTTTGAATTAATGGCCAAATCCTTGCCCTGGTTAGTAATTGCTAAACACCGCAATTCTTTGTTTCAATTAGAAGCCTTGGTTTTTGGACAAGCGGGATTGTTAGAGGATGCGCTGAAGGATGAGTATTATCTGAATTTGCAAAAGGAATATCGGTTTCTGCAGCATAAATTTGATTTACATCCAATTCAAGGACATGTTTGGAAATTCCTGAGATTGAGACCCGGTAACTTTCCAACGCTACGGTTGGCTCAATTTGCAGCCGTTCTTCACCAATCAGACCGTTTGCTTTCTCAAATGGTTCATTCCGAATCGCTTGCAGAAATTTCTCAAGTGTTCAAAGTTAAACCTTCCGAGTATTGGAAAACCCATTACCGGTTTGGCAAACTAAGTAAAACTCCCGGAAACCAATTGGGAGAAGCAGCCATACAAAGTATATTAATCAATTCCGTAGTGCCAATGTTATTCCTGGTTAATAAGCAACACCTGGGCCAGCGATTGCAAGAAAAGGCCTTGCGTTTACTAGAACAAACTCCGGAAGAGAACAATGAAGTTTCGCGTGGATTTGAGTCCATTGGTTTTAAACCGAATAATGCATTTGATAGTCAGGCCTTACTTGAACTAAAATCAGAATTTTGCGATAAACGAAGATGTTTGGATTGTGGCATCGGGGCGGCTTTGCTAAACCCTAATCCAAATAATCTATCCGACGCTTGTAAAACTGTTGAATAA
- a CDS encoding protein-L-isoaspartate(D-aspartate) O-methyltransferase codes for MNSYTDTLKDQGRRRQLCIQLKEKGIVDSGVLKALEKVPRHWFLDSAFYDKAYSDMAFKIGAGQTISHPSTVGFQSQLLMIERGEKVLEIGTGSGYQTAILCELGAKVFSIERQKSLYDRTKISLPAMGFQAKLFYGDGYLGLPTYAPFDKIIVTAGAPFIPPALVEQLKPGGIMVIPVGEGEKQEMLTLIKDPQGKVETYRHGDFKFVPLLEERSH; via the coding sequence ATGAATTCATACACGGACACGTTAAAGGATCAGGGCAGAAGGAGACAATTGTGTATACAGTTGAAAGAAAAGGGCATTGTTGATTCCGGGGTTTTGAAGGCACTGGAAAAGGTTCCCAGGCATTGGTTTTTAGATTCGGCTTTTTACGACAAGGCTTACAGTGACATGGCCTTCAAAATTGGAGCCGGACAAACCATTTCCCATCCATCAACGGTTGGGTTTCAAAGTCAGCTTTTGATGATTGAAAGAGGCGAAAAAGTGTTGGAAATAGGGACAGGAAGTGGTTATCAAACCGCCATATTATGTGAATTGGGGGCTAAGGTATTTTCAATAGAGCGGCAAAAATCCTTATACGATCGCACCAAAATATCGCTACCTGCAATGGGTTTTCAGGCCAAGCTTTTTTATGGTGATGGTTACTTAGGGCTACCTACCTATGCACCGTTCGATAAAATAATTGTTACAGCCGGTGCACCCTTTATACCTCCGGCCTTAGTGGAGCAATTAAAACCCGGTGGAATTATGGTTATTCCGGTTGGAGAAGGTGAAAAACAAGAGATGCTCACCTTAATTAAAGATCCTCAGGGAAAGGTTGAAACTTACCGTCATGGCGACTTTAAGTTTGTTCCATTACTTGAAGAAAGATCCCATTAA
- a CDS encoding TIGR02757 family protein — MAAQAWIKDYLDQKADTYNRKAFIETDPISIPHRYSRLEDIEIMGFLIATLAWGNRKIILKSGQNLIELLEDHPFDFVRNHTLNDLKKLRPFVHRTFNSEDLHYFLQSLQGIYRKYPSLEAVFAKDFQPTHTNFKQSIVGFREQFFANAFPARTAKHVSNPSQNSACKRINMFLRWMVRKDQRGVDFGLWNLPASKLSCPLDVHSGKVARELGLLGRKQNDWQAVEELDSVLRSMDSEDPVKYDFALFGISANPDWE; from the coding sequence ATGGCCGCGCAAGCTTGGATAAAGGACTATTTGGATCAAAAGGCCGATACCTATAACCGAAAGGCTTTTATTGAAACGGATCCAATTTCCATCCCACACCGGTATTCTCGGCTCGAGGATATTGAAATAATGGGATTTTTAATTGCAACCCTGGCCTGGGGAAATCGGAAAATTATACTTAAAAGTGGGCAAAACTTAATCGAATTGCTCGAAGACCATCCCTTTGATTTTGTCAGGAACCATACCTTGAATGACCTTAAGAAGCTAAGGCCTTTTGTACATCGGACCTTTAATTCTGAAGACTTACATTATTTTTTGCAATCGCTTCAAGGTATATACCGGAAGTATCCAAGTTTAGAAGCCGTATTTGCAAAAGATTTTCAACCAACACATACCAATTTTAAGCAAAGTATTGTTGGGTTTAGGGAGCAATTCTTTGCGAATGCCTTCCCTGCCCGAACGGCTAAACATGTTTCTAATCCTAGCCAAAATTCGGCTTGTAAGCGAATCAATATGTTTTTACGCTGGATGGTTCGAAAAGATCAACGTGGAGTAGATTTTGGGTTGTGGAATCTTCCCGCTTCCAAATTGTCTTGTCCCCTCGATGTGCACTCCGGTAAAGTGGCCAGAGAATTGGGTCTCCTGGGGCGTAAACAAAACGATTGGCAAGCAGTAGAGGAACTGGACTCCGTTTTACGAAGCATGGATTCGGAGGATCCTGTAAAATATGACTTTGCTTTGTTTGGTATTTCTGCCAACCCCGATTGGGAATAA
- a CDS encoding DUF502 domain-containing protein, translated as MRFDEIGRKLLNNLLQGVLYVAPISVTVYAVYMVFNFLDRSFAFLVPNQPIPGLGILLGLCFLVVIGYLGSHFLNRRLVYEFDKLIERAPLIKVIYFSVRDLLSTFVDKKKRLGKPVVVKLGKDSNLYRAGFITQKNLSDLGLGSDFVAVYFPHSYAFSGELYITHKDNITEVPPESSASDVMKFIVSGGVTKI; from the coding sequence ATGAGATTCGATGAAATCGGACGTAAACTGCTAAACAACCTCTTACAAGGTGTTTTGTACGTAGCACCAATATCTGTTACAGTGTATGCGGTTTACATGGTGTTTAATTTCCTCGACCGCAGTTTCGCCTTCTTGGTGCCTAACCAACCTATTCCCGGACTCGGCATTTTGCTGGGCCTGTGTTTTTTGGTAGTTATTGGTTATTTGGGTTCACACTTCCTAAACCGCCGCTTGGTGTATGAGTTCGATAAGCTTATCGAACGGGCTCCACTAATTAAGGTTATTTACTTTTCGGTTCGCGACTTGCTTTCTACCTTCGTTGACAAAAAGAAGAGATTAGGTAAGCCGGTGGTGGTAAAACTAGGCAAGGATTCCAATTTGTACCGAGCAGGATTTATTACTCAAAAGAATTTGAGCGACTTAGGACTAGGTTCCGATTTTGTCGCCGTTTATTTTCCGCATTCCTACGCTTTCTCCGGCGAATTGTACATTACACATAAAGATAATATTACCGAAGTGCCACCCGAATCAAGTGCATCGGATGTGATGAAGTTTATTGTGAGTGGAGGGGTTACTAAGATTTAA
- a CDS encoding TIGR01777 family oxidoreductase — MHVLIAGGSGNIGKNLQKALLDKGYQVSILTRDSTRVLGKVSYIHWDGMVMPALHTPVDAIINLCGASIASDMWTDERQKKLLESRVNPTQTLVSHMAEMAKKPQVFINASAVGYYGDRSFELLTEESDSGKGFLAELSVEWEKAAINSHTRTVILRTGIVLEKGAGALPEALKTFPLGFGGYFGKGNQGFPWIHIQDEVGLIIHALENPAVEGPINLVAPESVSYKQFIETAAKIRSKLVVPAPEFVLNVMLGSRADLVLSSQYVYPKKAVQTGYQFKFPHLKEALEDLLN, encoded by the coding sequence ATGCATGTACTTATTGCCGGCGGATCGGGAAATATAGGCAAAAACCTACAAAAAGCCTTATTGGACAAGGGTTATCAGGTATCTATTTTGACACGAGACAGCACCCGGGTGCTTGGAAAAGTTTCGTATATTCATTGGGATGGAATGGTTATGCCGGCCCTTCACACCCCCGTTGATGCCATAATTAATTTATGCGGGGCCTCCATTGCCAGCGACATGTGGACAGACGAGCGCCAGAAAAAATTATTGGAAAGCAGAGTGAATCCAACCCAAACCCTGGTAAGCCACATGGCAGAAATGGCAAAAAAACCCCAGGTATTTATAAATGCTTCTGCTGTTGGCTACTATGGAGACCGTAGCTTTGAACTGCTTACGGAAGAAAGTGATTCGGGAAAGGGTTTTTTGGCAGAACTAAGTGTAGAATGGGAAAAAGCCGCTATTAACTCCCATACCCGAACTGTTATATTACGCACAGGAATTGTGTTGGAAAAGGGTGCCGGTGCATTGCCTGAAGCCTTAAAAACCTTTCCACTTGGGTTTGGCGGCTACTTTGGAAAGGGAAACCAAGGATTTCCGTGGATTCATATTCAGGATGAGGTAGGCCTAATTATACATGCCTTGGAAAACCCGGCAGTAGAAGGTCCCATCAATTTAGTAGCACCGGAATCGGTTTCTTACAAACAATTTATTGAAACAGCCGCTAAAATCAGGTCGAAACTGGTAGTACCTGCACCGGAATTTGTGTTAAATGTAATGCTAGGAAGTCGGGCCGATTTGGTACTTTCGAGCCAGTATGTTTATCCCAAAAAGGCTGTACAAACAGGATACCAATTTAAATTTCCGCATTTGAAGGAGGCTCTGGAAGATTTACTGAACTAA
- a CDS encoding PKD domain-containing protein, protein MKNCLLLLLTGLLFSLQSPLLLAQSTKNQKTINKVFKDRGEVYFKFKIQDKSELSVLTKFISIDNLKGKTVYAYANRKGFLKFLETGHYKYKILPKPSELEPIQMLQQGGAKSLTLNAYPTYPQYVSMMQNFASSYPDLCQLYSIGTTVNGRSLLVLKISDHVQTREYEPQFLYTSTMHGDETTGYILMLKYIDHLLSNYGTNPRVTNMVNSMEIWINPLANPDGTYAGGDNTVNGATRFNANNVDLNRNYPDFMDGAHPDGEAYQPETMSFMGFADTMDFVMAANFHGGAELFNYPWDTKAEDHPDRNWWSYVGGNYVDTLYANSTNYFIDFQTGFDSPGLTDGFAWYEANGGRQDYMNFYRHCREVTIEMSSTKTIPANQFETYWGYNLNALMYYMESTFKGFYGLVSDACTGAPVKAKVFVNNHDADSSYVYSSLPIGNYYRPIYPGTYSVTYSAPGYQSQTISNLSIGFNQSVEQNISLQPIVPTTDFVASPTSGCGGIIEFTDLSGSASSWLWNFGDGQTSTEQNPTHSFTSSGTYSVQLTTTNCVGSDSETKTNYLNIQVASPPSLGTMVTNACSPQSFTLQASGTGTIVWYDSPTAFNSIAEGNSFTTPILSSNAVYYVANQEIGYSGSVGSTNNNANGGYFTGNTYHYLVFDALSDFTLESVVINANSSGNRTIDLRSSAGVVLQSITVNVPQGISTVNLGFNIPTGTGYQLGTAGGSNFFRNNAGSSYPYTDNTTVSITGNSANQPSYYYYFYNWQVKQSCNSERVAIPLYIGTGNPPQLAVTPSVSTICTNAPVTFTAAASNVSNPSYSWSINGVASSETSNTLVVLAPVNGQISCTVSDPTNCSGTTTATANFNVNVVFPPNAPTITLNGNTLQANPGTNVQWYVNGQAIPGATGATYDPVVSGDYIAVIEGPACSSAFSNSITVTITGLPDAAQLSQVQLFPNPSKDWLFVNHLPVGTYDLQVFDVLGQCILNQTNLSAAECKMDVKPLEKGWYILKISNEKASIQKPFVVEK, encoded by the coding sequence ATGAAGAATTGTCTTTTACTTTTACTAACAGGCTTGTTGTTTAGCCTTCAATCCCCTTTACTTCTTGCTCAAAGCACCAAGAACCAAAAAACGATAAACAAAGTTTTTAAAGACCGTGGCGAGGTTTATTTCAAGTTTAAAATTCAAGACAAATCGGAGCTTTCCGTTTTAACCAAGTTTATTTCGATCGACAACCTAAAGGGAAAAACGGTTTATGCTTATGCCAACCGAAAAGGCTTTCTTAAGTTTTTGGAGACAGGCCATTACAAGTACAAAATATTGCCCAAGCCATCGGAGTTAGAGCCAATTCAAATGTTACAGCAAGGAGGTGCCAAGTCACTAACCTTAAACGCCTATCCTACTTATCCACAATACGTTAGCATGATGCAAAACTTCGCATCAAGCTATCCCGACTTATGTCAACTTTATTCCATTGGCACTACCGTAAACGGACGAAGCTTATTGGTATTAAAAATATCAGACCATGTACAAACCAGGGAATATGAACCCCAATTTTTGTATACCTCCACCATGCATGGCGACGAAACCACCGGTTATATTTTAATGCTGAAATACATTGATCATTTGTTATCCAACTATGGAACCAACCCCAGGGTAACCAATATGGTTAATAGCATGGAAATTTGGATAAACCCTTTGGCCAATCCGGATGGCACCTATGCCGGAGGCGACAACACCGTTAATGGTGCCACCCGCTTTAATGCAAACAATGTGGATTTGAACCGAAACTATCCCGATTTTATGGATGGGGCACATCCGGATGGAGAAGCCTACCAGCCCGAAACCATGTCGTTTATGGGTTTTGCCGATACTATGGATTTTGTAATGGCGGCAAATTTTCATGGTGGGGCCGAGCTTTTCAATTATCCCTGGGACACCAAAGCCGAAGATCATCCCGATAGAAATTGGTGGAGTTATGTAGGCGGAAATTATGTTGACACCCTGTATGCCAATTCTACCAACTACTTCATAGACTTCCAAACCGGTTTCGATAGTCCGGGACTTACCGACGGATTTGCTTGGTACGAAGCCAATGGCGGTCGTCAGGATTATATGAATTTTTACAGGCATTGCAGAGAGGTTACCATTGAAATGTCTTCGACAAAGACCATTCCTGCCAACCAATTTGAAACCTATTGGGGTTATAACCTCAATGCATTGATGTATTACATGGAAAGCACCTTCAAGGGCTTTTACGGATTGGTATCGGATGCTTGCACCGGTGCCCCGGTTAAGGCCAAAGTGTTTGTAAACAACCACGATGCCGACAGTTCTTATGTGTATTCATCCCTTCCCATCGGAAACTATTACCGTCCAATTTACCCCGGAACTTATTCTGTTACCTATTCTGCCCCGGGCTATCAAAGCCAAACCATTTCCAATTTAAGCATTGGATTTAATCAAAGTGTAGAACAAAATATTTCCCTTCAACCCATTGTTCCCACAACTGATTTCGTTGCCAGCCCAACCTCCGGCTGTGGAGGCATTATTGAATTTACCGATTTAAGCGGAAGTGCCTCTTCCTGGTTATGGAATTTTGGTGACGGACAAACTTCAACCGAACAAAACCCTACTCATTCCTTTACCAGCAGCGGAACCTATTCTGTTCAACTTACTACCACCAACTGTGTTGGAAGCGATTCAGAAACCAAAACCAATTACCTCAACATACAGGTAGCCTCGCCACCTTCCTTAGGTACTATGGTTACCAATGCTTGTTCGCCCCAATCTTTTACCTTACAGGCAAGCGGAACCGGCACCATTGTTTGGTATGATTCTCCAACCGCTTTCAACAGCATTGCAGAAGGTAACAGCTTTACTACTCCTATACTTTCTTCCAATGCGGTTTATTATGTGGCCAATCAGGAAATAGGTTACAGTGGATCGGTTGGCTCCACCAATAACAACGCCAACGGTGGTTATTTCACCGGAAACACTTACCATTACCTTGTATTTGATGCCTTATCGGATTTTACCCTCGAAAGTGTAGTAATAAACGCTAACAGCAGCGGTAACCGAACCATCGATTTGCGTTCGTCGGCCGGAGTGGTTTTGCAAAGCATCACCGTAAACGTGCCTCAAGGAATCAGCACTGTTAATTTAGGATTTAACATTCCTACCGGAACAGGTTATCAATTAGGAACTGCCGGTGGGTCCAATTTTTTCCGTAACAATGCAGGCTCATCCTATCCATATACCGATAATACAACTGTTTCCATTACCGGAAATAGTGCCAACCAGCCAAGTTATTACTACTACTTTTACAATTGGCAGGTGAAACAAAGCTGCAACAGCGAACGAGTTGCAATTCCACTTTATATCGGCACCGGCAACCCACCACAACTGGCTGTGACTCCCTCGGTTTCAACCATTTGCACCAATGCCCCGGTTACCTTTACAGCAGCGGCCAGCAATGTCAGCAACCCAAGTTATTCCTGGAGTATCAATGGAGTTGCTTCCTCCGAAACATCCAACACTTTGGTGGTTTTAGCTCCTGTCAACGGACAAATTTCCTGCACTGTTTCTGACCCTACCAACTGCTCCGGAACCACCACTGCTACTGCCAATTTCAATGTAAATGTGGTATTTCCACCCAATGCTCCAACTATTACATTAAATGGAAATACCTTGCAAGCCAATCCCGGAACCAATGTGCAATGGTATGTGAATGGACAAGCAATTCCTGGAGCAACCGGAGCCACTTACGACCCGGTTGTGAGTGGAGATTACATCGCCGTAATCGAAGGTCCGGCCTGTTCCAGTGCCTTTTCCAACAGCATTACAGTAACAATTACCGGACTTCCGGATGCCGCACAACTGAGCCAGGTTCAGCTTTTCCCTAACCCAAGCAAGGATTGGCTTTTCGTGAATCATTTGCCTGTTGGAACCTACGATTTGCAGGTTTTTGACGTGTTAGGACAATGTATTTTAAACCAAACTAACCTTTCTGCAGCCGAGTGCAAAATGGATGTAAAGCCATTGGAAAAAGGCTGGTACATTCTTAAAATTTCCAACGAAAAGGCAAGTATTCAGAAGCCGTTTGTGGTTGAAAAATAG